TGCATAGCCTTCACCTAAGTGTGTAAGCCAATAGGTGTACATTATAAGACAAATTCAACTTTATACTTGTGTAAATAATATGTGTAGCTTTCTTACTTGTTTTGcaaactgataggagcattttaatgcgacgttttaactgcatttccctacatttcttacgttatttccttattaaaatcctgtttaggaaagtttccattctttgattgggaaagttcctatttgtagaaagtttatatttttgtagtttctatttatcatttttagtaagttgccatttttcattttaggaaagtttctatttttcttattagtttctatttttttaggacctccaagcaagtggaaaatcttgaggaggaaaatcaaagttgcaaggaagtggaaaatcttgaggaggaaaatcaaagttgcaaggaagtggaaaatcttgaggaggaaaatcaaagttgcaaccaagtggaaaaacttgaggaggaaaatcaattcaagttgaacaagtgataaacatgtgggaagatattttttacaaatttgtctaacatatctagcccttcatttatgttcatctccaccctccattcatcattttttgggctataaatacacttctcatttccattttcaaaataccaattccttcatccatctcatcttctttgtctctccatttcctttccatttttctctccatcctctagtgcattcaacgtttcaagcaagggagaagaagaagaagaaggagccgtgagcatcatcatccatcctccaccttgaagcttgctttcgagattcaagaatccataacgtttcatccttcatccccatctccatctcacggtgtaattcaacctctttctttgtaatcttgcttagtttcgtgagaattgtttttagttaacatttatgtttgaacaaggtttatattctgaaattttatgattgaataaagaatttcgattcttatgttgtgattccaaagttgcttatgtgtgattgttcgattgaatttgtttgatataattggtgctaggtttaagaacatgaaatcgacttttcgttttgtgtaaacttgaatcaaagtagtaaaggttttgtgcaaagaccgaatttaattaaagaggattgcaattaggtggacttttccatactaagttgtacacttgagttgatagcctttctctatgtctaatgcgttgaacatgtcatgattgactagctttctagggcttgattgcatgtttgatagaattaatctaggtgctttcgcttaggttaattagcattgaaaagtaaaatatgggaaatcatttgctttcgaatgtttcacatgatcaactcctctctcatgacatttaaaatcaactataggaattgtaattggatttcttgcatatggatgtggttttgatctttgttccttgcgattcacccttgtatatatgtttttacattttctttattttatttatcttaattttcaattctttaaatcttaatccccccttatttgtgtttacttgtatatatttattctttattttatttttgtaaataatactttattattttaattctttatttgtttatacaattgtatatatttatattctttattttatttttgtaaataatacttttctttatttgtttcacaattacaagtgtaccctcaatccccggaatagaacgatccctatttgcttatactactaacgatatttcagggttaaattgtgcgcttgctttcaggcgcatcacaAACCAGTCTGGAAAAGTTCTATACGATTCTTGGTCAGCTTCCCACATCCTCTTTCGACCCTTTCTTCTCCTTCCCTCTTCTATGTGTTGACTAatattcaagaacacaagcatATTAATAACTTATAAGCAAAAATCTTCACAgcttattgaaaaaaaatttcatgtcaATAAGCAACTTACTCTACGAATGGTTTGACCTCCGGACAATTAAGTAGAACATATCTATGTACGCGAAGCCACTCGTTATAATCCATATGCACTTCTTTACCCGAACCTCCAATAGCATGACCAATATTAAGGAAAATTGAATAACCACCAGACACATCTCGATGTTCCGCATCAGCATTTCGTCCAAGATTGGTCCGGCGTGTAACTGAATCTTCCAAGTACATGGAACAAAACGACATGGCCTCATCAGCAATGTACCCTTCAGCAATCGAACCCTCAGGTCGACTTTTGTTACGCACATACCTCTTAAGTGTTCCCAAGTTCCTGATTAAGTGTGAGGAATAATACAAACAACTTGAATAAGAATAAGTTATGAAGATTAAAGTAAGAGAAAATAACATAACTAAACGATGTGATATTCATAGCATCAGGTTGTACATCAAAAAAATCTTTTACAATCAAAACATATATAAATTAGTGGGGTACTCATTTTGCATAATACGGAGCAGGCTATTTGTTGATTACTAAAGCCCTGTGAAATAAATCTTAATGCTGGGGTTTAAAAGAATCAAGAAAGGGAGTATAAAGAGTTTTGAATAAAGTGTTTCTATCTtgctttgcaaaaaaaaaaattaaacaaaaaaaaaacacaaaaaaggaaaaaatagaatgctacttaattattttgttcATCCGAAAACAAGCAAGAGTTACATACCTCTCTACAGGCCACATCGTTCGAAAGTGAACAGGGCCAGCAATTGCAGCTTCATATGCTAAGTGGATTGGTAAATGGACCATAATGTCAAAGAAAGAAGGTGGAAACATTTTCTCTAGCTGGCAAAGAACAAGGACTATGCGTGGTGTCAATTGTGAAAATGACTCGCTTGTAGAATTGTTTACACCTAA
Above is a genomic segment from Rosa chinensis cultivar Old Blush chromosome 3, RchiOBHm-V2, whole genome shotgun sequence containing:
- the LOC112195438 gene encoding uncharacterized protein LOC112195438, producing the protein MVLLELSSFFRHLGVNNSTSESFSQLTPRIVLVLCQLEKMFPPSFFDIMVHLPIHLAYEAAIAGPVHFRTMWPVERNLGTLKRYVRNKSRPEGSIAEGYIADEAMSFCSMYLEDSVTRRTNLGRNADAEHRDVSGGYSIFLNIGHAIGGSGKEVHMDYNEWLRVHRYVLLNCPEVKPFVE